In a genomic window of Gambusia affinis linkage group LG04, SWU_Gaff_1.0, whole genome shotgun sequence:
- the LOC122829434 gene encoding C-X-C motif chemokine 2-like, translating to MSLSTVVVAILVFLTIHEGCAVGDQVMNLRCRCITKERKPIGRRIVALEVHPVRSHCAETEIIATLKNEKRKVCLDPNAPWVQKVLAIRRARQRVQEQASKA from the exons ATGTCTCTGAGCACTGTTGTTGTGGCCATCCTGGTTTTCCTGACCATACATGAAG GTTGTGCTGTGGGAGATCAAGTGATGAATTTGCGCTGTCGTTGCATTACCAAGGAAAGAAAACCCATTGGCCGTCGCATAGTGGCATTGGAGGTGCATCCTGTGCGCTCCCACTGTGCAGAAACTGAAATCAT AGCAACTCTTAAGAATGAAAAGCGAAAGGTTTGCCTGGATCCAAATGCTCCATGGGTCCAAAAGGTGCTAGCGATCAGGCGTGCAAG GCAGAGAGTCCAAGAACAAGCCTCCAAAGCATAG
- the LOC122829445 gene encoding C-X-C motif chemokine 10-like — protein MKINKIITLSVLVFLTYLTISEGMSLGVELHCRCIQTESSPIGRHIEKVELIPANSHCEKTEIIATLKKDGQEVCLDPEALWVKKVIRRIMSNKKR, from the exons atgaagataaacaaaattattaccCTCTCTGTCTTAGTCTTCTTGACCTACCTCACCATCAGTGAAG GAATGAGCTTAGGAGTGGAGCTGCACTGCCGCTGCATCCAGACTGAGAGCAGTCCCATAGGACGCCACATAGAGAAAGTGGAGCTGATTCCTGCCAACTCTCACTGCGAGAAGACTGAGATCAT TGCCACTCTAAAAAAGGACGGCCAAGAAGTTTGCCTGGACCCTGAGGCTCTATGGGTGAAGAAAGTAATTCGGAGGATCATGTCAAA CAAGAAACGATGA